The following nucleotide sequence is from Synchiropus splendidus isolate RoL2022-P1 chromosome 1, RoL_Sspl_1.0, whole genome shotgun sequence.
TTCAAGCCCTCGACCTTCCGGTTTAGAATTGAAATTAAAGTTATATTGTGTTAGATGGATGGTTTCCCCTGGCTTTTGTTTGACCAAAACAAATCCCAAATATTAGGATTCCACTGACTTTTTTATTGACTGTTGCGGCCCAAAGAAAAATCCAGATTTTGTGGCAGATTTTTTGTGAAAGTTGTGATCATTTCTAGTTCTGTAGCAACATAACAGGAAATGAGGACCGTTGCAATGCATATGTCAAAACAtttgtcaaatgttttgacaTATGAACCTCTAtggttgtcctcctcctcttcatctcctacATTCATGTCTGTCCTCATGCGTAACTTGGTCCCCAAAAGGAGGATGTCCCACTACAAGGTCATTTGAGGGGAAGACGGAACACATTGAGCCAAGAGGATGGAGATAACTCTTGACTGATCTCTCAAAGGGCGTCTTCCTACATAGTTTCTGTATCCAACACAGAGATTGTGATTCATATGTTCAGCTTCCACCATATGTCTCTCTTTAATCCTCCCCTCTTTCCTGGAATCAGCGTGACGCCAGAGACTCCTGATATTCTCATGCACTTTTCATCATTGTTTGTTGATccgctgcagtttttttttcttgcaagaTCATCTGATTGTGTCCCAAGTTAGGCTCGTGGACGTGTCAGGTGACCTGTTAGAGCCAGTACAAGATGCTTTCTGCAAAAGGCGTCTCATCATTAGAGCTCTGTCAGTGGAGGCGCAGAACATCTGGAAGTTAGCCTGAAGCAGTCTTCTGAAAGTTTATCCCGATCCATTACTAACGGAGCGGCGGGATTTCCTGAGGCCTGTTTTGGATCAATTGAGAGGAGAATTTGAGGTTGAGCTATGTCTTTTTCATCCCACGGAGAGTGACAGGACGACGTTTGGGCGTTTCCTTCGGACGTCTCCTCTTATCGTTGAGGTTTTCATGTGcagctgaaaaataaaaccatgtgaaAGATTACCTCTGTTGAGAGGAAACCCCAGTTGACCCAATCATGGAGGAAAGATGATCTGGTCTGTGCTCTCACAGTTCTGCAGTTTCTCTTGATATGACAAGAGTCTCTTGGATCTTCCCTGAAGTTGTGTCAAAGAACGAACATGCCCAATTTCTTGATGCTCAACCAATGCTATTTTGTGGCACACCTCGTGATAGAATGCAAGTGGTGTCTGACTTGCAGATAACTTTGCTGGCAGTTTTTTAGTCAACCTAACTGTGATCAAGTGACAACAATGAGAAGATCAAAAATGCGTGTCTGTCTGAGAGCGCTCTGCGATGTCTTTAAAATCAGTCCTGCGTTATAGTCGTCCTTCTGATGTCTACGACTGTGAAACCGAGTGCAACAGGACTACATCCCACAAGGTCTTCCTGCTTACGTCAGCGCTGCTGTGTGCTCCGGCCCAGATTTATCCcccatttatttttgtgattgtgtgcCAACCTCCTCAGGAGACTTGCGACTATAAATTGGGTCTGCGGTCACCTGAGTGTTCGCACTTGCGTTATTGGTCAATCGATAATATATAAATTACAACAACAATTGACTCAAACATCCTGGATTGAAATAATTATGGAAGTTGAGAGACAGCGAGCGGGTCAGGTAGTGGTTGCACTGACCTGTGGAAGCTCTGGAAATGACCAAATGTCTTCATTCAGGAAATGAGATCCTTCCTCAGTGCGTGCTTCTTCCGCTACAGCGGAGAGCTTTCTCAAAGGTCAAGAACCACATGCATCACTTGTCATTGTGTTGTTGTCTTGAACCCTCACCTCCAGATTACCATCTTTCCTTTCCTCGTGAGCGGTGACTCAATGTTTCCTCGAACCTATTTCAGTGTCCTGACTCTGCATGACGATGACACTTGCCCCGTACTGGGGTCCAAGACTTTGACAAAAGCTGCTCTGACTGTGCCTGTTTTGAGTCCTCTCACTTTTTTAGTACAGTACATCTTGCTGAGCCTCTGTCTTTGCCCCAGCATGACTTTCGAAAGCGACAGCTTGCTAAAGGGGAACTGTAGAAACATCAAGGTGCATCTTCCTGGCCAGTGATTCTGGTTGAGATCAATGTATTGTTTTAGTTGTTTGACTGGTCCAACAGATGAACCAAATCATTAAGCCTGATGATGGTATTAAAGTGTTCATTTCTGTTATAGATATGTTCAGTTGAACACTTTCCTCTTATGTCTCTTGTGCGTGTCACTTCTGCTACACTGGAGTTGTCATGGTACTAAATTGCAAACTCCATCGATTCCCAGGAAGACATTCCATTTTCAGTACCACTAGGTTTTGATCGAATTGAAAAACTGTCTGCAGGTAAATGAtgtaataaagaaaataatcagaaaataaagaattaaaaaaagcaGTCAGCTATGAATGGTGGGTAGCTGATCCTCCTCTATGCTCTTCACCACAGCACTCTTTTATTTTTCGAAGCTTCAAGAGACTCATGATGTTTTGCAGAGTTGGCCAGCTGGTTTAGTTGCAGCTCGACTTTCCTCTGAATTGACCATGAAGACCAGGGTGCTGGTGTTGCTGTCTGCTTGGAGGAACGGGAGTAATGAAGCTGCGGCAAATCAGTGTTGTGTCCGGAGCTCTTGAGTATCGATGCTTTTATTGAAACGCTGACAACTTTACTCGTATGTCAGCTTAGTTCTGTTCCGTGGTGACAGTGTCTCCAAGTCGGAGACTTTACTTGTTGGTGAATGTATGGATGTTTAGTCTCATACTTTATCCTCCCACACGTACTGCCTTGATGGTCCTCTCTAACACGCTGACATGCCATTCAGTGAGAAACAACTCTACAACTATCTGTGTACCACTTGAGCTTCTCTCTTACCATGAACAAGTTGCTAGCTTTACACTGATGTATGtgccttcattcattcatgcattcataTGCTAATTCTGATGTTGTCTCTCTACTGTCAGACCTGGGACACCTTTCATTCAGCTGGCAACACAGCTTCTGTGCTTGTGATTAAACCTGGGAAGATTAGTATCTCTGAGGAGAGCCACTGTGATAAATACCTTCAGACATTTAGCCCCTAGTCGCAGGCGAAGCCAGAACAGCTGCCTCACTTCGCAAGCTGAACCCCAAGGGACTGTGTGCGATAAGGTTCATCCTGCTAGCTTCCTTAAAAGGCCAGTGAGGGCCACCTCAGCTCCCGCTGGGCTGGGTCTTAAATCAAAGTAGCCTCAATTATCGCCTCCTGCCAGCAGCATCCGAGCAGCGGCGGCGGGAAGTGGTGTACGGACGTGTGTAATCTGGCCTTCGCAGTTGCATTTACCCAAGTCAGCTGTGGACTTGAAAAGAATTGTGCTCGCCCTCTTGTGTTCTAGTATGGTATCATGGACACCTTCTCAAAGACCGCTTCTGGTCAGATGGGCGGAGCATGAAGTAGCTTCATGTTGCAGGTTAGTGATGTTAGCTACAAAGAGGATACAACAGTTTGATGTGATCTCTGACATCCTCCACATTTGATTTGCTGACCGGTGACACAGAACTGACTGACAAATGTACGACAAGCTGAGGGAGTTAGTGGAAATGATCATCGTAGTTGTGTAAAATGTGAGATGAGATTGTCTTTAATGGTTTCGGGGCGGCGTGGAAACAGTCCTGATCTCAACCGGATCACTAAGCGCTCTCCTCAGTACGGCTGGGAATTGCCCCAGTTCTGCCATGACTATGAGTtgtggtgcaggttttggtGAAAGAGTATGAAGCCGAGTCGCCTCAACTGAAGGTTAACAGTCATTTCCTTACACCATGCTAAACATAGACTACTAAATTAAGGAGACTTGTGAGTTTGACGTCTGGCATGTTGTTAGCTGTCACTTGGAATGCTTATTCAAATCCGTGTTCATTTCAGCCACATGAATTCGACGAGTGCCGTCTGGACATCAGCGTGAACGACAGCGTGTGGTACCTCCGAGCCCAAGACCCGGAGCACCGGCACCAGTGGATCGACTCCATCGAGCTGCACAGAGTGAGTCCCCGGACACTGAAGACGATCCTGAACGTGGGTCGCAGCGAATGACAATCAACCGTTGTTGTGTGTTTCCGTCAGAGTATCAGAGAGGGAAGGCGAGACAAGGGAGGAGTCCAGGGAACAGTAATCATCCCTCCACCTCTGGTTAGTCAGCAGAGCTTTGTTCTTAGCACCTCTTACATGTGTATCTTAGTTTAGGCTCAGctaatctgtgtgtgtggtcaccTTAATCCCACCTGTTTGGCTGCGCGACACATGTGCAGGCTGTTAACACGGGACGTTATCTCAACCTTGTTCCAACAGTTGGCTCTAATccttcctgacacacacacacgctcagataTCTAATGCAGAAACACTTCGGAAAACTCCACCCCGCAGCCAAACACGAGTGCTTGATGCACGAAATTCTCTCGCTGCATTAATGATGCTATAGCTGGACATGAAGTGACGCATCCCTGCATCCAGTGGTCTCCACCTCGCTCCTTTTCTTCGGCTTCCTCTTGTTGGATTTCTCCAGGCGTCGCCACAGCAGTTCCTGCACCTTCACCTTTCTCCATCCTTTACTAAACACCTGCATGTCCTCATTATACTCCACCCTCGTCGTCTCCACCCTGACTGCacttctccacctccttcatctATGTCTGTCACTCTGATTGAACCAAATACTGATGTCACTCCCTCATCATCACGCTTCCTCTTGCCTGGCACTGTTCCTCAGCAAAATCACTATATCCTCCGCCAACATCATGCTCCGCAGGTAGGGCTGAACACTTGATGGAATTCCGATGGAAACCAGTGTTAATTTCAACAGACGAAACAAGACAAAGTATGGTTATCAACACCCTTCCCATGAATAAGATGAGACCAATGTGCCGTCTGGTACAGTGATCTACGGTGGCAGATGCTTTAACAGTAGCCTCATCTAAAGTTACACCCAGTATAATCATTGAAACAAACTGATGCCTTGCAGTGTATGTCTCCTTTAAGAAGGTGGAATGACGGGTAGAGGGacgtatatgtgtgtgtgtgtgtgttgtgtgctaTGGTCCGTGAAGTGTGGCTGGCACGTGTATGCAATGCTCCTGTTGGGACTGCTGAAAAAGCCCAGTAAATCTGAGCAAGTGTGTCCTTTATGTCAACTGAATGAACAAACCTGTCTTCGCAATTAAATATAAAAGACTCAAAtgttttgacaaaaacacaatggaaacatgatgaatggaaaatgtgtgaatgAGGATTTGTCAAAGCTGAGTTTTTTGGTGGTGCCGCTCTCTCATAGCAGCGTCTAACTTAGAAATCAACTTGTAGATGAATGTTCTCCATCTGTAAGAGCAGAAACAAAATCCCATTATGGTCTGCAACAGTTGCCACAGCTTTACTCTGCatgtgactcgtgtgtgtgtgtgtgtgggtggatgCAGAAAACCCCCTCTCAGTCCCTCCTCCTGATCTGGTGTACATGAGTGACTCACCAGAGCAGGGTCTCATATCGGCCATCTTCACTCCCTCCCACCCTGACTCACCCGCTCACTCACTCTCTTTCCAAGAAGTCACCTCAGCTGTGACTCCATGGCGACGCAACAACACACACTcctgatgttgtgtgtgtgtgagatacaCTCCTGCACGTTGTGCAAGGCCGAGTGTGATCAGGGACTGTGAGGAGTCTTCTCTAGAGAGGTATGAGCTCGTATCtgggtggagaaagagctgaagcaggaggcaaagccctccACTGACCCGGGTGGGTTTCTCCACTGGTCACTAGCTTCTACTCTTAGAGAGTAGAGAATTGAGGTGTTCATTTGGGAGGAGGCCCCTTGGCAGACAGAGATGAGTCTGGCTTCCCTTCttgagctgctgcccccgtaACCAGATCTCAAACTGGAGTCTAAGCAGCCTCAAGTGGAACcttggtttccatggtgacagCGCACAACTCCCGACACAATTGGAACGTGGCCTGATAAACTGTAATGACACTCAGGAGAGTAGTTAAACAAGTGCTCTCTGCCTCTGCAACCTGCACCAGTCGGGCCTCTCCGTCTCTTAGCATCAACCGGTGAGTTGCAGAACCACGCACGAGCTGTCCCGCTAATctccgtcgccatggcaaccgcaGGGCTGAAAGAGTTAACGGTGCAGACCTGAACCTTTTCCAGCTAGAAAATGGACCACCAGAGCCGGGGAAGCGGTGCTTTCAGCGGAAGCCACACAAGCTGCTGATGTCGTCGGTGTGTGGAGTCGAACGTTTTGCTAAAGGGCAGCCGCTGCCCCCTCGCGCTGCCTCATGCCAGTCAGGCGGTGTTACCCCCGGTCATTGACCGGCAGTTACCTCTGCACCTCCGCTGGgtctctgctgccctctggtggtcaaACAAGGAGCAAGCGGGATCTATCACTCTGTTACATAAGAAGGAGCACAACATTTACATGCTGTGacgtgttgccatggttacagaGACTCTGTTGGTTTAGTCTGACCATGACTTCCTCTCCACTGCAATGTCACCCGAGTTCAAACCGGATTATGCTTGTGACGCTTCAAGACTGCGTTTAATTGACGATTGTTGCCGCGCAGGAAGGATGCTGTTTTCACATGACGCTCATTCTATGGGCTGAAACCGTTTTCAAGACGTTTTTTTCATGCAATCAATGAAGAATTGGACAGATATTGAACAATTCATCCCGCAATTACTCATCCAAATTAAAATTCTGAATGATTGTAGCTGTCTTTGGTCTAATCCAACAAGGTTCCAGGATCAGACATTAAACTGCAACGATCCATAGACTCTATTGATCCACTGTGGGACATTATCGAGCGGCGACAGAAACCATCTGGAGGGGTGCAGTGTTTGGGCCACCTCCACCTTCCCCAGCCCAGACCCGTGGCCCGCTGAGGTTGGCTGCCCTGCTGTCCCTGCTGAACCTGTGGGAACGAAACCAAGTGtctgtgctttgttattgtggtGTTCAATGTTGAGAAAGCCTCTCTCTGCGTGGCATCTTCCTCTGCAGCGGGCCAGAGAACAAACTCTTCCACTGCTTCGACCAGCCCATCAGCCGCTGGGATTCTGACCCGGTGCCGTGATCGTTAATCCACGTGTCATTCACAGGTGGACTCCGGGTACGGGTCCGAGTCCAGCCTGCGGCGACACGGCTCCATGCTGTCTCTGACCTCAGCCGCCAGCGGTTACTccgccacctccacctcctccttcaaGGTGGGTTCTGGCCTCCGCCGGGGGGTCGGTCCCGGCTCCTTACCTGTGTGTCGTGCTTCCAGAAGGGCCACAGTCTGAGGGAGAAGCTGGCAGAGATGGAGACCTTCAGGGACATCCTGTGTCGGCAGGTGGACACACTGCAGAAGTACTTTGACGGCTGCGCCGACGCTTCCAAGGACGAGCTGCAGAGAGACAGAAGTGAGTGTCGGACCTCTCGGCCCGGGTGACCTGCTGTATGAAGACCGGCTTTTGTTCTGCTCTTCCTccctcgccccctgctggagatgAAACCAGACCATTGTGTGCTGGCGAGCCACTGGCTCCGCTGCAGCCgcctggcactcgcaccgcctCGCTCGCTCTCACCGCTCCTCCTCTGTCGTTGCAGTGGTGGAGGACGATGAAGACGACTTCCCAAGCACGCGCGGCGACTTCCTTCACAACAACAATGGCAGCAAGGAGAAACGTGAGTGAAGAAGACGCAACGTTTAACTAGAGTGACGGTGGGTGAGATTCTAGCCCTGAAAAGCTGTCTCCTCTTCGCGGGCCCCTCCAGTGTTTCAGCCGTTCAGCCAGCGAGAAGTGAACTACATCGACTTCAAGGGAGAAGCCATCACCTTCAAAGCTACCACGGCAGGAATCCTGGCCACTCTGTCGCACTGCATCGAGCTGATGGTGAAACGGGAGGACAGCTGGCAGAAGAGACTGGACAAGGTGGGATCGGAACCCATGACCCCTCCCACACCCCCCGACACTGAAGTCCCCGAGTGTGAAGTGCTGGCTCTGTGTCcgcaggaggtggagaagaggcGGAGGATGGAGGACAGCTACAAGTCCGCTCTGaatgagctgaagaagaagtctCACTTCCACGGCCCGGACTACGAGGTGACCCCTCCCTCGCTCCCTGCTGACCCCAACCTGCTGGACCTTGCTAAcctcctgctgctccccagGAGGGGCCAAACAGTCTCATCAACGAGGACGAATTCTTTGACGCCGTGGAAGCCGCTCTGGACCGGCAGGACAAGATCGAAGAGCAGGTTTCAGACTGTTCATCTTCAAATTCCTTATTGAAACAGAGGAGATGTGATGCTTAGATACGCTTTTATGATTTTCatttatagttttgtttttgcttttatttattgagtTTTATGCTTCTTTTATAAGTCAAATATAGTTTTACTTTGGTCCAgaaacagatttatttttaacaatataaatataataaatattagataaacaTTGTAGATAtaagatgtttgtttgttgaagtaAAAACGGATGAATACATTTAGTAAGGACACATCATATTGAATATTTGTGAACATTTTAGTTTAAATTCCTGAATTATGGGTTGTAGTTAATAATATTGTGCTGCTTGTAAGAAACAAGCAAAGATGGGAAACCTTCAGAAATTATTCTGAATAAACCTGATGACAACAGTTCAACATTCATGAGAATGTGACTGGATAGGATTACTGCTTTTTAGTGACGTTTCCTTCCATTTCTATAAGTAAAATTagtttttatttccttcattAATCATTGATGAACTGAGTTGAAGCTCTAGTCTCATGAGATcaaccttcatcatcctcttcctcagtgtCAGACAGAGAAGTCCCGAGTCCTGAGGTCCAGTCCGGTTCCGGCAGGAGATGTCTACTCCAGCTCCGGGTCTCACCGCTTCTCTGAAGAGGTGAAAGcgccagccatcatcatcatcatcatcttcatcttcatcacccccTCCTGTGTGCCGCCTCATCTCACGCTTCAGTTTCTCACCTCATTTTCCTTCTGTTCTTCTCCCGTTCATCACGTAGCTTCACGGTCAGTTGTCTCCTCACGACGTCCACAGATTCAGCTCTGAGGTAACTCGACGTTGGTTTTGTATTGGTCCCGTGACGGTGAAGCTACGACCCCTCATCAACTTCCTGTCCCTGTCGGCCATCTTGCCTGAGATCCCTTTCCCTCCTCTGTCAACTTGGACTCAGCGAACGCGCCCCGGTGTCTGTGAGTCATGGGTGTCTGCCGTgtctgcaggtggaggagatggtgCAGAGCCACATGACCTACTCGCTGCAGGACGTCGGTGGAGACGCCAACTGGcagctggtggtggaggagggagagatgaaggTGCCTGTTCATCCACTGGCTCCTGCCTGAgaggctgcagctgctcctcgCCGTGCACTCAGCTGTGGTCGTGTTGCAGGTGTACCGgcgggaggtggaggagaacgGCATCGTGTTGGACCCGCTGAAGGCCACGCACTCGGTCAAGGGCGTCACTGGTCGTGAGGTCTGCCACTACTTTTGGGACACGGCCTACCGCAACGACTGGGAGAGTAAGTCCCCCCCAAAGTGCCTCCGTCTGTTGTGAAAGCTTCTGACACGGCGGCGTCTTTGTCCTGCAGCCACCATCGAGAACTTCAACGTGGTGGAGACGCTGTCGGACAACGCCGTGATCATCTATCAGACGCACAAGGTGAGCGCTGCCGCAGCGACCTGCGCGAGTCCTCCAGGTCTGACTTGACTCTCTGGTCTCAGCGCGTGTGGCCAGCGTCTCAGCGGGACGTCCTGTACCTGTCTGCCATGAGGAAGATGGCCGCCGACAACGAGAGTGACCCAGACACCTGGCTGGTCTGCAACTTCTCCGTGGACCACAATGAGGCGCAGGTGAGCCTGAATTCTCCTTCCCCCCCAGTTCTGAAAGGCCACTGATCTCTAACTGGTCTTCACCACTGCAGCCCAGCAACCGCTGCGTCCGTGCCAAAATCAACATCGCCATGATCTGCCAGACTCTGGTCAGCCCACCGGAGGGCGACAGAGAGCTCAGCAGGGACAACGTCCTGTGTAAGATCACATACGTGGCCAACGGTGAGTGAGTCGGCAGAGGACAGGAGGGTGAGGTCTGTGGTTCaactccctctccccctccagTGAACCCGGGTGGCTGGGCTCCGGCCTCGGTGCTGCGGGCCGTGGCCAAGAGGGAGTACCCCAAGTTCCTGAAGCGCTTCACCTCCTACGTGCAGGACAAGACGGCCGGCAAGCCCATCCTGTTCTGATCACATGACGGCCAGGAGCGTATCAAACGTGTTGTGAATGAACTCTGTAGACCTCATTTGTTCTCCTGACCGAGGAGGGGCAGCCACCCCAGCCTGACCCTGATGACCTCGGGCGTCGTCTCTGATGAAGCCGCGGCAGTGCTGACGGAACGACCGCGGGAGTGTACATAGTTCAGGTCTGTTGCCGCGGAGACGCTCAAGCACCTAGTCAAGTGCCTGGTTCAGCTGCAGCTGAGGTCAGCCGTGGCGACCAGATGACACACGAGTGACACGCTCACAAAAGAAATCTCATTTCATCATGAATTTGCTGACACTCCGACGGAGGAACGTTTGATTTTGACTTGAATGAGTTACCTGGTTTAGAATAATACACATTCACTTCTGTCTGAGTTGGTGTTGCATTAGACAGACTTTAGGACCCTGGGGACACCTGTTCTGACTCCCACAATCTCAGATTCTAATTTAAAAGTCTTAATGTACAGAGCTGAGTCATAGATGAAATCCAGATTACAGGCCAGCTGTGAACCACAGTCAGGATTAAATGACTCAGCTGTTGCTACTCGACTGGTCACCCACTCGGTGAAAGTGCGTTGAGAGAAACTGGCTTGTGTTGAGATTAAGAGCTGAGTTGCTTTGAGAGACTCGTGAGTGGGTCGTTTCCGTGCGCAGCATGAGGTGAAGGACAACGTGACGCAGGTGAAACTCCTCGAGTGGAAAATGCTGAAAATCTTCTCACCCAGTCGCAAATGTCATcagaaattgtaaataaagtttgTTGATAGCAAACGTGTGACGGTGGATTGATGAGCAACAAAAGACAGAAGATGCATGTCGTCGTCTTGTATTAAACACAAGAATGTAGAATTGGTTATTCTAGCGCACCAGTCCAGCTCACAAGTGGCCGAAGCGTCCTGACAACGGCGACTCCACTTGTTACCATGGAAACCCCTCGGCAGTCAGACGGACTAAAACAGAacgttaaaaacaacaaaaacattgcagacaAAAAGACTTCAGTGAGTTCAACAGTTGTGCAAAAACAAGCGTTGCTGAGCGACTGTTAGCTTGTGCGCTAACAGACGGTAATTTACCCTCCCAAAATGTACCTTTGGTTTTATTCATCAACACCACCACCTCCAGTCTGacgtttccatggcaacgtgAAGTCGATTGGAAGGTGCAACACTGACGACGCTAGCCACAACAGCTAACATTCGCGAGTGCAAGTTAGGCAACAGAGAAAGATGTGAGTCCGAGTGTTCAGGCCACAGTGCAGGTGCGGGTTCCCGGCCGAGGTCGGACGATAAGTTGgcacaaataaataatgtctGGCGCCACTTGCAAGGACGCCGCACTCTCTTCCGGGTCGTCCTGTCACGTGGTATGCTCCGACGTCAATGTCAAGCTAGTTTTGGACCTGAGAGCAGAACTTGAGTCACAAGGTTTGTTGGATCGACTGGTGGAGAACTTACAAGGTGGGTCGGACCTGTTGTGGGTCAGGTGACTCTTCACGAGGTGTCCGGCGGCGAGCGCAGCCATCAGCGAGAGCTCGCCGGCCAGGACCGTCGCACAGACAATTTGGGCCAGCTGCCGGGCGTTTTCTCCAGGGCCCTGTGTGGTGGACCCTTGGACCCCCAGCATCTGAGGACCAGAACGTGTGGAGAGTTTCACAACACGGCCAGGAGCCACGGTGAGCGGGACACGCCGTACCTGCAGGCAGGACTGCTGCGGTGGCAGGTTGGTCCCTCCCCCCACGGTTCCCAGCTCGATCGACGGCATGGTGCAGCTGATGTGGAGGTCGTCCCCGTCCGGACCGGTGGCCTCCATCTGAGTGATGCAGTTAGAACTCCCCACTGTCTGGGCCGGGTCCTGAGGGGAGGAGCTGGGTCAGAACGCCGCAGAACACCGAGCCAAGCTGGCAACTCACTTGTCCGCAGGCGATGAAGATGGCAGCGACCACGTTAGCGGCATGAGCATTGAAGCCCCCGACGCTGCCCGCCACGGCAGAACCGACCAGGTTCTTGTTGATGTTGAGCTCCACCATTGCTGCCGTCGTGCTCTTGAGCACCTGAGGCATAAAGGGGTCGGTCACCTCTTTgttatcgcacatgtctctgGTCTCTCACCTCTCGGACCACCCTCCCGGGCACCGTGGCCTCGCTGACCACAGACTTCCCGCGGCCCAGGATCCAGTTGACGGCAGCCGCCTTCTTGTCGGTGCAGAAGTTCCCGCTGAGGGAGAGAACCTGGAGGTCCGGGAACTGGACCTGCAGTCGCTGCAGAGCCTGCTCGCTGCCCTGAGGGACCAAGAACAGGGATCAGATCACTCACTGATCTGGTTCATGTGGGTTCACAAAGGAACCGACAAGTTCCCTCTGACGCCCCCAGCTGGTCACAAAGGGTCATGGTAAAGGTTTCAATGGTGGCTGGTCAGTGTGGGTCAAACCCTCCAACACTCCACAGCTCCCATGTCAGAGTGTGGAGCTGAACAACAGAGAGCACC
It contains:
- the LOC128768794 gene encoding ceramide transfer protein-like isoform X4; this translates as MSDNQSWNSSGSDEDLEPRDDPGHPVGISEFSGVLSKWTNYIHGWQDRWVVLKNNTLSYYKSQDETEYGCRGSLCLSKAVITPHEFDECRLDISVNDSVWYLRAQDPEHRHQWIDSIELHRSIREGRRDKGGVQGTVIIPPPLVDSGYGSESSLRRHGSMLSLTSAASGYSATSTSSFKGHSLREKLAEMETFRDILCRQVDTLQKYFDGCADASKDELQRDRMVEDDEDDFPSTRGDFLHNNNGSKEKLFQPFSQREVNYIDFKGEAITFKATTAGILATLSHCIELMVKREDSWQKRLDKEVEKRRRMEDSYKSALNELKKKSHFHGPDYEEGPNSLINEDEFFDAVEAALDRQDKIEEQCQTEKSRVLRSSPVPAGDVYSSSGSHRFSEEVEEMVQSHMTYSLQDVGGDANWQLVVEEGEMKVYRREVEENGIVLDPLKATHSVKGVTGREVCHYFWDTAYRNDWETTIENFNVVETLSDNAVIIYQTHKRVWPASQRDVLYLSAMRKMAADNESDPDTWLVCNFSVDHNEAQPSNRCVRAKINIAMICQTLVSPPEGDRELSRDNVLCKITYVANVNPGGWAPASVLRAVAKREYPKFLKRFTSYVQDKTAGKPILF
- the LOC128768794 gene encoding ceramide transfer protein-like isoform X6, with the protein product MSDNQSWNSSGSDEDLEPRDDPGHPVGISEFSGVLSKWTNYIHGWQDRWVVLKNNTLSYYKSQDETEYGCRGSLCLSKAVITPHEFDECRLDISVNDSVWYLRAQDPEHRHQWIDSIELHRVDSGYGSESSLRRHGSMLSLTSAASGYSATSTSSFKKGHSLREKLAEMETFRDILCRQVDTLQKYFDGCADASKDELQRDRMVEDDEDDFPSTRGDFLHNNNGSKEKLFQPFSQREVNYIDFKGEAITFKATTAGILATLSHCIELMVKREDSWQKRLDKEVEKRRRMEDSYKSALNELKKKSHFHGPDYEEGPNSLINEDEFFDAVEAALDRQDKIEEQCQTEKSRVLRSSPVPAGDVYSSSGSHRFSEEVEEMVQSHMTYSLQDVGGDANWQLVVEEGEMKVYRREVEENGIVLDPLKATHSVKGVTGREVCHYFWDTAYRNDWETTIENFNVVETLSDNAVIIYQTHKRVWPASQRDVLYLSAMRKMAADNESDPDTWLVCNFSVDHNEAQPSNRCVRAKINIAMICQTLVSPPEGDRELSRDNVLCKITYVANVNPGGWAPASVLRAVAKREYPKFLKRFTSYVQDKTAGKPILF
- the LOC128768794 gene encoding ceramide transfer protein-like isoform X5, whose protein sequence is MSDNQSWNSSGSDEDLEPRDDPGHPVGISEFSGVLSKWTNYIHGWQDRWVVLKNNTLSYYKSQDETEYGCRGSLCLSKAVITPHEFDECRLDISVNDSVWYLRAQDPEHRHQWIDSIELHRVDSGYGSESSLRRHGSMLSLTSAASGYSATSTSSFKKGHSLREKLAEMETFRDILCRQVDTLQKYFDGCADASKDELQRDRMVEDDEDDFPSTRGDFLHNNNGSKEKLFQPFSQREVNYIDFKGEAITFKATTAGILATLSHCIELMVKREDSWQKRLDKEVEKRRRMEDSYKSALNELKKKSHFHGPDYEEGPNSLINEDEFFDAVEAALDRQDKIEEQCQTEKSRVLRSSPVPAGDVYSSSGSHRFSEELHGQLSPHDVHRFSSEVEEMVQSHMTYSLQDVGGDANWQLVVEEGEMKVYRREVEENGIVLDPLKATHSVKGVTGREVCHYFWDTAYRNDWETTIENFNVVETLSDNAVIIYQTHKRVWPASQRDVLYLSAMRKMAADNESDPDTWLVCNFSVDHNEAQPSNRCVRAKINIAMICQTLVSPPEGDRELSRDNVLCKITYVANVNPGGWAPASVLRAVAKREYPKFLKRFTSYVQDKTAGKPILF
- the LOC128768794 gene encoding ceramide transfer protein-like isoform X2, with protein sequence MSDNQSWNSSGSDEDLEPRDDPGHPVGISEFSGVLSKWTNYIHGWQDRWVVLKNNTLSYYKSQDETEYGCRGSLCLSKAVITPHEFDECRLDISVNDSVWYLRAQDPEHRHQWIDSIELHRSIREGRRDKGGVQGTVIIPPPLVDSGYGSESSLRRHGSMLSLTSAASGYSATSTSSFKGHSLREKLAEMETFRDILCRQVDTLQKYFDGCADASKDELQRDRMVEDDEDDFPSTRGDFLHNNNGSKEKLFQPFSQREVNYIDFKGEAITFKATTAGILATLSHCIELMVKREDSWQKRLDKEVEKRRRMEDSYKSALNELKKKSHFHGPDYEEGPNSLINEDEFFDAVEAALDRQDKIEEQCQTEKSRVLRSSPVPAGDVYSSSGSHRFSEELHGQLSPHDVHRFSSEVEEMVQSHMTYSLQDVGGDANWQLVVEEGEMKVYRREVEENGIVLDPLKATHSVKGVTGREVCHYFWDTAYRNDWETTIENFNVVETLSDNAVIIYQTHKRVWPASQRDVLYLSAMRKMAADNESDPDTWLVCNFSVDHNEAQPSNRCVRAKINIAMICQTLVSPPEGDRELSRDNVLCKITYVANVNPGGWAPASVLRAVAKREYPKFLKRFTSYVQDKTAGKPILF